The Thermosipho melanesiensis BI429 sequence TTTCACACAATCCACGTTCAACCGTTGGTACAATAACGGAAATCTATGACTTTTTACGTGTGTTGTTCGCAAAAATTGGTGAACCTCATTGCTATAAATGTGGAAGAAAGTTAGAAAAAATGAGTATTGATGAAATAGTAGAAGATATATATAAAAATTTCAGAGATAAGAGAATCTATATTGAATCACCTATTGCAATTGAAAAAAAAGGAACATTTAAAGATACATTCGAAGAGCTTATGAAAAAAGGGTACGTAAGGGTAGAAATTGACAACAAAGTATATAGATTAGAAGATGTTCCTGAACTGAATAAAAATGTAAGGCATAATATATTTTTAATAGTCGATAGACTAAAAGCAAATGATTCAAAAGACACAAGATATAGATTGTTTGACTCCATAGAAATTGCCCTAAAAGAAGGAAATGGAATTATATATGTCAAAAACATAGATGATGATATAACAAAAATCTATTCTGAAAAGATGATGTGTCCAGTTTGCGGAATATCCATGCCGGAAATAAATCCAAAACTATTCTCTTTTAACAGTCCATATGGTGCATGTAATAGATGTCACGGTCTGGGATTCACATTGGAAGTGGATCCAGAAAAAGTAATTGATGTTGAAAAACCAGTGCTTGAAGCAATTTTAATTGGTCATAAAGAAGATGGGTGGATCCCTCAAAGAATAAGAAAAATATTAAAAATTTACGGTGGAGATGAAAAAACACCTTTTAAAAAACTCCCAGAGGATACGCAAGAAGCTATACTTTATGGTACAACATTCTTTGACGGATTAATTCCAATTGTAAGGCAAAGATATGAATATGCAACGTCTGAAGAAGGAAGACAATGGATATTAAATAAATTCTTTGTGGAAAATACATGTCACGAATGCAATGGTAAAAGACTTAGAAAAGAAGCTCTATCTGTGCTAATCAATGGCATTAACATTATCGACTTTACAGAACTTCCCATCTCTAAAGAACATGAATTTATCATTTTACTAAAAGAAAAATTATCTGAAAAGAAAATGGAAATTGTAAAAGATTTAATTGAAGAGCTGGAAAAAAGACTTTTGTTTTTAAATGAAGTAGGACTCGGGTATATTACTCTTTCAAGAAACGTAAAAACACTGTCAGGGGGAGAAGCTCAAAGAATAAGGCTTGCAACGCAAATTGGCTCTGGGTTAACAGGTGTTACTTATGTTCTCGATGAACCGACAATTGGGCTACACCAAAGTGATAATGAACGATTAATCTCAACTTTGAAAAAACTGAGAGATCTGGGAAATACTGTTATTGTAGTTGAACATGATGAAGACGTAATTAGAAATGCTGATTATTTAATAGATATCGGTCCTAAAGCTGGAATAAATGGCGGAAATATAGTATACCAAGGACCAATAGAAAATATTGACTCATCTACTTCATTAACCATTGATTATTTAAAAGGTAAACGAAAAATAGAAATTCCAAAGGTAAGAAGAAAAGGTAATGGAAACTATTTAATTTTAAAAGGAGTACGTCATAACAATCTTAAAAATTTAACTGTATCATTTCCACTTGGAACATTTTTATGTATTACCGGTGTTTCTGGTTCTGGAAAAAGCTCGCTTATAATCGACACGCTATATCCTGCTTTAATGAATAAACTTCACAATTCAAAAATTCCTATAGGAGAATACGATGATATTGAAGGATTGGAATTTATTGATAAAGTTATTGCTATAGATCAATCTCCTATTGGAAGAACTCCTAGAAGTAATCCTGCAACATACACAAAGGTATTTGATGAAATAAGGAAATTGTTTGCAATGACTCCACTTGCAAAAGCCAGGGGATACAAACCAGGAAGGTTTAGTTTTAACGTTAAAGGTGGAAGATGTGAACACTGTCAAGGTCAAGGAATTATAAAAGTTGAAATGTTATTCCTACCAGATGTCTTTGTAGAATGTGAAGTTTGTAAAGGAAAAAGGTACAATAGTGAAACATTAGAAGTAACATATAAAGGAAAAAATATAGCCGATATACTTGATATGACTGTGGAAGAGGCATTGGAATTTTTTAAAAACATTCCAAATATTTATTCTACTTTAAAAGTACTAAATGACGTAGGACTTTCATATATAAAGCTTGGACAACCTGCAACTACGCTTTCTGGAGGAGAAGCCCAAAGGATAAAATTAGCTTCTGAATTAAAAAAGAAGGCAACGGGAAAAACCATTTATATATTAGATGAACCCACCGTAGGATTACATTTTGAAGACGTTAAAAAATTAATTAGTGTTTTAAATAAACTCGTAGACAAAGGAAACACGGTTATAGTTATTGAACACAATTTGGATGTAATAAAAACTGCGGATTACATTATAGATTTAGGACCTACAGGTGGAGAAAATGGTGGGTATATCATCGCACAAGGAATTCCAGAAGAAATTGCAAAATCAAAAAACTCCATTACCGGGAAATATTTAAAAAAAGTATTGGAGGGTTAAAATGGATTTTTTAGAAAATTTTTCGGACTATTTGGCACATGTAAGAAGGCATTCTGAAAATACTTTGAAAGCTTATTTAAAGGATGTTAGAAAGTTTCTGGAATATATAAACAAACCCATTAAAGAAATTGAAAGAAAAGATATAGAAACATTTTTAAAGGCACTTTCCAAGGGAGAAATTACGGAAAATAGTCCTAGAGAAACTACTATTTCAAGATATATCTCAAGTTTAAATTCCTTTTTTAATTACCTTGAACTTTCTGGTACAATTTCAAATAATCCCATGGAAAGGATTAAACATCCAAGACTTAGAAGAAAAATTCCAGATTTTTTAACAGAAGAAGAAATTAAAAAACTCATAGATGTTTTTGACGAAGAAACAGAAATGAAAAAAAAACTTGCCATTTCACTACTTTACTATGCAGGGCTTAGAATTAGTGAGCTCTGCAATTTAAGAACAACAGACATATCTT is a genomic window containing:
- the xerA gene encoding site-specific tyrosine recombinase/integron integrase, which codes for MDFLENFSDYLAHVRRHSENTLKAYLKDVRKFLEYINKPIKEIERKDIETFLKALSKGEITENSPRETTISRYISSLNSFFNYLELSGTISNNPMERIKHPRLRRKIPDFLTEEEIKKLIDVFDEETEMKKKLAISLLYYAGLRISELCNLRTTDISFIPPFLRIEMGKGRKDRLVPLPDKVLPLLQKYLELKNPKIYVFENEAKHVHPSTVFRWLKDGVKRAKIKKQVHPHTLRHSYATHLIRKGVNIKVVQELLGHTNLSTTSIYLHVADQEKFDAVKKL
- the uvrA gene encoding excinuclease ABC subunit UvrA, which codes for MDYIIVKGAKVHNLKNITVKIPKNKLTVITGLSGSGKSSLALDTIYIEGQRRYLESLSSYARQFIGNLKKPDVESIEGLSPSIAIDQKSVSHNPRSTVGTITEIYDFLRVLFAKIGEPHCYKCGRKLEKMSIDEIVEDIYKNFRDKRIYIESPIAIEKKGTFKDTFEELMKKGYVRVEIDNKVYRLEDVPELNKNVRHNIFLIVDRLKANDSKDTRYRLFDSIEIALKEGNGIIYVKNIDDDITKIYSEKMMCPVCGISMPEINPKLFSFNSPYGACNRCHGLGFTLEVDPEKVIDVEKPVLEAILIGHKEDGWIPQRIRKILKIYGGDEKTPFKKLPEDTQEAILYGTTFFDGLIPIVRQRYEYATSEEGRQWILNKFFVENTCHECNGKRLRKEALSVLINGINIIDFTELPISKEHEFIILLKEKLSEKKMEIVKDLIEELEKRLLFLNEVGLGYITLSRNVKTLSGGEAQRIRLATQIGSGLTGVTYVLDEPTIGLHQSDNERLISTLKKLRDLGNTVIVVEHDEDVIRNADYLIDIGPKAGINGGNIVYQGPIENIDSSTSLTIDYLKGKRKIEIPKVRRKGNGNYLILKGVRHNNLKNLTVSFPLGTFLCITGVSGSGKSSLIIDTLYPALMNKLHNSKIPIGEYDDIEGLEFIDKVIAIDQSPIGRTPRSNPATYTKVFDEIRKLFAMTPLAKARGYKPGRFSFNVKGGRCEHCQGQGIIKVEMLFLPDVFVECEVCKGKRYNSETLEVTYKGKNIADILDMTVEEALEFFKNIPNIYSTLKVLNDVGLSYIKLGQPATTLSGGEAQRIKLASELKKKATGKTIYILDEPTVGLHFEDVKKLISVLNKLVDKGNTVIVIEHNLDVIKTADYIIDLGPTGGENGGYIIAQGIPEEIAKSKNSITGKYLKKVLEG